A portion of the Pan troglodytes isolate AG18354 chromosome 10, NHGRI_mPanTro3-v2.0_pri, whole genome shotgun sequence genome contains these proteins:
- the LOC100608739 gene encoding thyroid receptor-interacting protein 11-like, translating to MENASHQASVQVESLQEQLNVVSKQRDETALLSASQQQVKQYALSLANLQMVLQHFQKEEKSMYSAELQKQKQLIAEWKKKAESLERKVILQERLDEADAALDSASRLAEQLDLKEEQIEELKKQNEFQQEMLDDVQKKLVNLANSLEGKVDKVLMRNLFISHFHMPKNQRHEVLWLMGSILGVRREEMEQLFHDDQGSVTRWMTGWLGRGSKSVPNTPLRPNQQSVLNSSFSERFVKFLETESHSSVPPPKLSVHDMKPLESPGRRKLDTNAPESFKDTAESRSGRRREVNPVLAPRSAAVPLINPAGLGPGGPQHLLLKPISDVWPTFTPLPVLPDNSAGVVLKDLGKQ from the coding sequence ATGGAAAATGCAAGTCATCAAGCCAGTGTGCAGGTAGAGTCATTGCAAGAACAATTGAATGTAGTCTCCAAGCAAAGGGATGAAACTGCGCTGCTTTCTGCCTCTCAGCAACAAGTAAAGCAGTATGCTCTGTCACTGGCCAACCTGCAGATGGTACTACAGCATttccaaaaagaggaaaaatctaTGTATTCTGCTGaactacaaaagcaaaaacagcttATAGCTGAAtggaagaaaaaggcagaaagtTTGGAAAGAAAAGTGATATTACAGGAACGTTTGGATGAAGCAGATGCTGCATTGGATTCAGCATCAAGACTTGCAGAACAGTTAGAtctaaaagaagaacaaattgaagaacttaaaaaacaaaatgagttcCAACAAGAAATGCTGGATGATGTACAAAAGAAATTGGTGAACTTAGCAAACAGCCTAGAAGGAAAAGTGGACAAAGTCCTAATGAGAAACCTCTTCATCAGTCATTTCCACATGCCAAAAAATCAGCGTCACGAAGTGTTATGGTTGATGGGCAGCATCCTGGGGGTCAGAAGGGAGGAGATGGAGCAGTTGTTTCATGACGATCAGGGCAGTGTTACCAGGTGGATGACTGGGTGGCTTGGAAGAGGATCAAAAAGTGTTCCCAACACACCTTTGAGACCAAATCAGCAATCTGTGCTTAATAGTTCTTTTTCAGAACGTTTtgttaaatttctagaaacagaaTCTCATTCATCTGTTCCACCACCAAAGCTTTCTGTTCATGATATGAAACCTCTAGAATCACCAGGAAGGAGAAAACTAGACACAAATGCACCAGAAAGTTTTAAAGATACAGCAGAATCCAGGTCAGGTAGAAGACGAGAGGTAAATCCGGTTTTGGCTCCTCGCTCGGCAGCTGTACCTCTTATTAACCCAGCTGGACTTGGACCTGGTGGGCCCCAGCATCTTCTTTTGAAACCCATCTCAGATGTTTGGCCCACATTTACACCTTTGCCAGTGTTACCTGACAACAGCGCTGGAGTTGTGTTGAAAGACCTTGGAAAACAATAG